The sequence below is a genomic window from Uranotaenia lowii strain MFRU-FL chromosome 2, ASM2978415v1, whole genome shotgun sequence.
AAAATTGAATCCCTACCAGTAAAGATCGCTGTAAAATGTTTGGCTTGACCATTTGCATTGGATTCCTGATCATCATTGTGGCGGGTGCAGATTATCCCTGTGGGAAGCCGAAAATTCAGCACCAAGCTACGATAAGGGGAGGAACCTCTACAAAGCATGGCCAGTGGCCCTGGCATGCTGCGATTTATCATAAAGATGGCCGATCCCTGACGTACGCTTGTGGAGGAACTTTACTCAGCAAAGAGTTCGTCATCACTGCAGCACATTGTTTATTTAACGAAAACACCTTCCAACTGTTGAATCGGAAAAGAATTTCTGTTCGATTGGGAATCCACAATTTAGAAGAAATGAACTCCGTTACAACCAAGGAATTTCCGGTGCACGAGAGTACATGTTCAGCAATTTTAGTCGTGATAACTTGCGCAATGACATTGCTGTGTTGGAGCTGGGAGAAGTGGTGCGTTTCAACGATTACATACTACCCGCTTGTCTCAATGTGGATCCAGTGATGTCTAGTTGGAACGGAACAGCGATAGGATGGGGCATGATAGAAAACGATGAACTGTCTCCTGAGCTTAGGCAAGCGGAACTACCGATGATCGATCCGGTGAACTGTTTGATCAGTGATCGTGACTACTTTGGACACACCATTGATCATGGCATGTTTTGCGCTGGTCATCAGAACGGAACAACGGTCTGCAACGGGGACAGTGGAGGTGGATTGTTTGTCAAACGAGAGGACAGGTGGTATCTATCCGGAATTGTATCGTTCATAAAAAAGAGACCGGATCACACGAATTTCTGTTCAACTGACAGCTACGCAGGTTTTACAGACGTTTCAAAATACATATCCTGgataaaaaatgaaaccaaCATTCAGGTGCAGGCGAAATCAAGTGAGTAAATAGTTAGACATTTTCTACTTTTGAAGCGCAACATACCGTTCTACTTTTGACGCTGAAATTCCTATTTTCTGCCCAAAAGTTCTACTTTGCTACCACCCCGTCGGTATAACGCgagaattaaaaatgaaacaaaaaaatatttggttggAAAAATTCGGTTTGGCTCGATCGTGAAGTCGTGTCTCCCGTCTTTCACTAGCGAACATATTGCTTTGCATCAGTGAACTTGGTAACGAAACTGTGATTGATATTTTGTATCGatatttttttccgtttgtagattttttttcgaaaacttacaTGCATAACTGCTCTGCTAA
It includes:
- the LOC129741064 gene encoding coagulation factor IX-like — protein: MFSNFSRDNLRNDIAVLELGEVVRFNDYILPACLNVDPVMSSWNGTAIGWGMIENDELSPELRQAELPMIDPVNCLISDRDYFGHTIDHGMFCAGHQNGTTVCNGDSGGGLFVKREDRWYLSGIVSFIKKRPDHTNFCSTDSYAGFTDVSKYISWIKNETNIQVQAKSKLVTSNRGGSNRKIMVPSGVPQGSHLGPLLFNFFVNDLCELIDSEIVFYADILDM